The following are from one region of the Arachis duranensis cultivar V14167 chromosome 10, aradu.V14167.gnm2.J7QH, whole genome shotgun sequence genome:
- the LOC110276227 gene encoding uncharacterized protein LOC110276227, protein MLVETRQSTKGKSLGEDTLDVIAHLQVENKKSKESAIRAFQSIFGKEKAGRVRCHGRVITPTLLKKNKEIATLKQQHATEKATLENKVDVMQKEVDELKSLVKMMLQQKSSGVDLDMLAAQLGSTLGNPNNDAHEEENYVEGKIELD, encoded by the exons ATGCTTGTTGAGACTCGCCAAAGCACAAAGGGAAAATCATTGGGTGAAGACACACTGGATGTTATT GCACATTTGCAAGTTGAGAATAAAAAGTCTAAAGAATCAGCAATTAGAGCTTTCCAATCCATATTTGGGAAAGAGAAGGCAGGGAGAGTGCGATGTCACGGAAGAGTTATCACACCAACTTTgttgaagaaaaataaagaaattgccACCCTTAAGCAGCAACATGCAACTGAGAAAGCAACATTAGAGAATAAGGTTGATGTGATGCAAAAAGAAGTAGATGAACTAAAATCACTTGTTAAGATGATGCTGCAACAAAAAAGCTCAGGAGTGGACCTTGACATGTTAGCTGCTCAATTAGGAAGCACTTTAGGCAATCCGAACAATGATGCACATGAAGAG GAAAACTATGTTGAAGGGAAAATCGAACTTGATTAA
- the LOC127742490 gene encoding uncharacterized protein LOC127742490 gives MCYMDHHKFLAMDHPYRMDKRSFNSDVELRSSPALLDGEQIFENLKDFDNVFGKKQKNKIDGPWKKRSIFFELPYWKQNTLRYCLDVMHIEKSVCDNIIGTLLDILKKSKDHANTCYDLKDMGIRKKLQSKEINGGKKAKITKACFNFTNQEKTIFYDLLKSVKLPSGSASNISRCVHVAEKKISVYKSHDAHFMLHYLLQVAIKCRIQNQVAGPLIYLGSFFRFLCQKVVENDTIDHLEVDIIEILCQLERIFPPSFFDIMVHLPIHLVNELRLGGLVQFRWMYPIKRYLCRLQSYVHNKSRPEGSIAKGYLAEECLTFCSRYLSPDVDTRLSRRTQNYDNWKGIKDKEAIWKYVQAKFIISTKGKRMVLARINDNWRRYKTTIKQTHFLPYKCVNVMLKNRPKSIPESHFCKLIAYWRTEKVKKMSAQNKKNRAQQKFRHRKGLINFARIRERLAASKENNEPPT, from the exons ATGTGCTACATGGATCACCATAAATTTTTGGCTATGGATCATCCATATAGGATGGACAAAAGATCTTTCAATAGCGATGTTGAATTGAGGTCTTCACCAGCTTTATTAGATGGggaacaaatttttgaaaatttgaaagattttgaCAATGTATTtggaaagaaacaaaaaaataaaattgatggtCCATGGAAGAAAAGGTCCATTTTCTTTGAGTTGCCATATTGGAAGCAAAATACATTGCGCTATTGTCTTGATGTTATGCACATCGAGAAAAGCGTATGTGATAACATAATTGGAACTTTATTAGACATTCTAAAAAAATCCAAAGATCATGCAAATACTTGTTATGATCTCAAAGATATGGGCATAAGAAAAAAACTTCAGTCAAAGGAGATAAATGGTGGCAAGAAAGCAAAAATTACTAAGGCTTGTTTTAACTTTACTAATCAAGAAAAAACCATTTTTTATGATCTTTTGAAGTCAGTAAAATTGCCATCTGGTAGTGCCTCAAATATTTCTCGGTGTGTTCATGTTGCTGAGAAAAAGATATCAGTCTACAAAAGTCATGATGCTCATTTTATGTTACATTATTTGTTGCAAGTAGCTATAAAATGCAGAATTCAGAATCAAGTAGCTGGCCCTTTAATTTATCTAGGTTCATTCTTTCGTTTCTTGTGCCAAAAAGTTGTTGAAAATGATACAATAGATCATTTGGAAGTAGATATTATAGAAATTTTGTGCCAATTGGAAAGAATATTTCCTCCTAGTTTCTTTGATATAATGGTACATTTGCCTATTCATCTGGTAAATGAGTTGAGGTTGGGTGGTCTAGTTCAATTTAGGTGGATGTACCCCATCAAGAGATATCTGTGTAGGTTACAGTCCTACGTTCATAATAAGAGCCGCCCCGAAGGTTCAATTGCTAAAGGATACTTAGCCGAGGAATGCTTGACATTTTGCTCAAGGTATTTAAGTCCTGATGTGGATACAAGGCTGAGTAGGAGGACACAAAATTATGATAATTGGAAGGGGATTAAAGATAAAGAAGCCATTTGGAAATATGTTCAA GCTAAATTCATTATTTCAACTAAAGGAAAGAGGATGGTCCTTGCTCGTATCAATGACAACTGGAGAAGGTATAAGACTACAATAAAGCAAACTCATTTTCTGCCATACAAATGTGTTAATGTGATGCTGAAAAACCGTCCTAAGAGTATACCTGAGAGTCATTTTTGCAAGTTAATTGCTTATTGGAGAACTGAGAAAGTTAAG AAAATGTCTGCGCAGAATAAGAAAAATAGGGCACAACAGAAATTTAGACATCGAAAGGGACTAATAAATTTTGCAAGAATACGTGAAAGATTG GCTGCTTCTAAGGAAAATAATGAACCACCTACTTAA